In Mercenaria mercenaria strain notata unplaced genomic scaffold, MADL_Memer_1 contig_1730, whole genome shotgun sequence, a genomic segment contains:
- the LOC128551815 gene encoding uncharacterized protein LOC128551815 has product MKKIIDSLNTDKVLIPCHDSVVFPKLSNEKQKEAIQRLPTDPNKTANLHCQLLVVVGMIYDLTVNVDTEDGLANGASCNVKHLEYKQVETNRPSVIWVQFDEANVGNETRIKYKNRGFCHTEINHNWTLIFDIERSLTYNKKTFERIQFPLQPSAGRSVHRAQGTTLESAVITCLNGKHGKFHTYIMLHSVELNR; this is encoded by the coding sequence atgaaaaaaattattgatagttTAAACACAGACAAAGTTTTAATACCATGTCATGATTCTGTTGTTTTTCCAAAACTATCTAACGAAAAACAGAAAGAAGCCATACAGAGATTGCCAACAGATCcaaacaaaacagcaaatttaCATTGTCAATTACTTGTTGTAGTTGGAATGATTTATGATCTAACAGTTAATGTAGACACTGAAGATGGATTAGCTAATGGAGCTTCTTGTAATGTAAAACATCTAGAATACAAGCAAGTAGAGACAAATCGACCAAGTGTAATATGGGTGCAGTTTGATGAGGCAAATGTTGGAAATGAAACGaggataaaatataaaaaccGAGGATTTTGTCATACAGAAATAAATCATAATTGGACACTGATATTTGACATCGAAAGGTCTttaacatataataaaaagacATTTGAAAGGATTCAGTTTCCTTTGCAACCGTCTGCTGGGCGTTCTGTTCATAGAGCACAAGGTACTACTTTAGAAAGTGCTGTAATTACCTGTCTCAACGGAAAACACGGAAAGTTCCACACCTACATTATGTTGCATTCAGTAGAGTTAAATCGTTAG